DNA from Hwangdonia lutea:
ACGATTTGTACATTGAAGGTTATGTGGTTTCTTCGGATAAATCAGGCAACTTTTTTGAAGAACTCATCATTCAAAACAAAACAGATGATAGCAGTCCGGATAACGATCCGAGGTTGGGTTTTAAAATTGATATCAATGTGAGCAATTTATCTGACACCTATCAATTCGGGCAAAAAGTTTACGTAAAACTCACGGGCTTAACTGTTGGAGAAAGCAATGGCGTTTTAACCATTGGAAAAGGCGATGCTGTAAGCGTTAAACAAATACAAGCAGCCGAGTATAAAAACATTGTAATAAGAAGTAACGAGATTGCAAGCATAACCCCTAAAGTAGCCAACCTATCAGATTTGAATGAGTGGGATAAAAACACCTTAATTCAATTAAATAATATGCAGTTAAACCGATTTGAAATGGGTGCCACTTATGCGAGCGAATCTTTCGATGAGTTTGACGGTCATCGCTTATTGGAAAGTTGCGATTCTGGTATTTCAATGATTTTGCAAACCAGCACGTTTGCCGATTTTAAATCCTTAATCGTTCCGCAGGGAAAAGGTTCCGTTACCGGAATTTTTAGTAGGGATTTTGGCGACGATTTTAATGTGTTAATCATCAATAGCACCCGAGATATAAATTTGGATAATGATGACCGATGCGACCCTATGGAATTGGATTGCGGATTAGCCTCAACCGTTGGCTCAGGAAATTTATTTATGGAAGATTTTGAATCTCAAAAAAACAATAAACCCATTGAAATTGACGGTTGGACCAATTATATTGAAGAAGGCACAGTAGCTTGGGAAGGCTACTCGTCAACCTCGTCCAACGCTTCCTTGGGGCGCTCTGCAAGATTTCAACCTGCCAGTTCTGGAGACCCAAGTAGCATTGGTTGGTTAATTACACCCGCTATAGATTTAGATGCACATGAGGGCGTTACACTGCGTTTTAAAACATCAAACAGTTTGGCCGATAGTAGTTTTATGGAAGTGTTATATTCACTGGATTGGGATGGTAA
Protein-coding regions in this window:
- a CDS encoding DUF5689 domain-containing protein, giving the protein MKTKIQKTKALLFVMALSIVFVSCVKDDDYSMPDVSVTEPNIPQDKITTFKAIKSLYEQAENDGNSTVVINDDNDLYIEGYVVSSDKSGNFFEELIIQNKTDDSSPDNDPRLGFKIDINVSNLSDTYQFGQKVYVKLTGLTVGESNGVLTIGKGDAVSVKQIQAAEYKNIVIRSNEIASITPKVANLSDLNEWDKNTLIQLNNMQLNRFEMGATYASESFDEFDGHRLLESCDSGISMILQTSTFADFKSLIVPQGKGSVTGIFSRDFGDDFNVLIINSTRDINLDNDDRCDPMELDCGLASTVGSGNLFMEDFESQKNNKPIEIDGWTNYIEEGTVAWEGYSSTSSNASLGRSARFQPASSGDPSSIGWLITPAIDLDAHEGVTLRFKTSNSLADSSFMEVLYSLDWDGNEANITSATWGVLSAAYVVKDTDSFVPWFNSGTVDLSCATGIMHIAFKYLGSGQDTFDGVYELDDISVDYVE